In Allomuricauda ruestringensis DSM 13258, the following proteins share a genomic window:
- a CDS encoding alpha/beta hydrolase has protein sequence MKMKVIAATIAIVLMFFGVQAQSEGIPNVVGTNHHLSSKILNEERGVQIYLPPSYQNSDKTYPVVYVLDGQRFFLHVVSLSQSFQQFKLAPEFIIVGINNSYPNRFRHLGEGKENFKGFLEDELMSYVNENFRTKGENLLFGWEYGGSFVFHMMMEQPTLFNAYLVASPFPIFDAIDDLDISTNMETQLYFAVSPDEYDVRHSTEKLNRKLTSNPIDGLDWKYFEFELEEHRSTGYPTLYHGLRDYFKYYQEFETNNLRKFINAGGMAYALNHAQERAKRYGFEPDLSLWSRFTIVRSAMRADDFYHFETLLNSMDKDVFIKELIEQRDYAVSQMASFYEKNNQFQETIELYDLLLKKYPDSESLLAKKKNAIQQLTKKQ, from the coding sequence ATGAAAATGAAAGTAATAGCGGCGACCATTGCGATAGTTTTGATGTTTTTTGGTGTACAAGCTCAATCGGAGGGTATTCCGAATGTAGTCGGCACCAACCACCATCTTTCCTCTAAAATATTGAATGAAGAGCGGGGAGTTCAGATATATCTGCCTCCAAGCTATCAAAATTCAGATAAAACATACCCTGTGGTTTACGTGTTGGATGGCCAACGTTTCTTTTTACACGTAGTCAGCCTCAGCCAATCGTTCCAACAATTTAAACTGGCACCCGAATTTATTATTGTGGGGATTAACAACAGCTATCCCAACAGGTTTAGGCATCTTGGGGAGGGAAAGGAAAACTTTAAGGGCTTTTTGGAAGATGAATTGATGTCCTATGTGAACGAAAACTTCAGAACCAAGGGAGAAAACCTGCTTTTTGGTTGGGAATATGGCGGAAGCTTTGTTTTTCATATGATGATGGAACAACCTACACTTTTTAATGCCTATTTGGTTGCCAGTCCATTCCCCATTTTTGATGCCATTGATGATTTGGACATCTCTACCAATATGGAAACCCAGCTTTATTTTGCGGTAAGCCCCGATGAGTATGATGTGAGGCACAGTACCGAAAAATTGAACAGAAAACTGACATCGAACCCCATTGATGGGCTTGACTGGAAATATTTTGAGTTTGAACTGGAAGAACACCGCTCCACGGGGTATCCCACCTTGTATCATGGGCTTAGGGACTATTTTAAATATTATCAGGAGTTTGAAACGAACAACCTGAGAAAATTCATCAATGCGGGAGGTATGGCGTATGCTTTGAATCATGCTCAGGAAAGGGCCAAGCGCTATGGATTTGAGCCTGACCTCTCCCTATGGTCACGCTTTACCATTGTTCGCAGTGCCATGCGGGCTGATGATTTTTATCATTTTGAAACCTTATTGAATTCCATGGATAAAGATGTATTTATCAAAGAATTGATAGAACAAAGGGATTATGCCGTGTCTCAAATGGCTTCATTTTATGAAAAGAACAACCAGTTTCAGGAAACCATTGAACTATATGATCTTTTGCTGAAAAAATATCCGGATTCAGAAAGCTTGTTGGCCAAAAAAAAGAATGCAATTCAACAACTAACCAAAAAACAATAG
- a CDS encoding nuclear transport factor 2 family protein, protein MKLKYILAVVLLGITFNQINAQDSSKVQSVSSTYVLDQYYKLNLKVFQADSTPEDVDNIFELFTNDFTYVHPQYGGVYTREDLYNGYMRNQNNGGYDGSVVDIKVENKILGLNAIAVSKRFIKKEAGKIVEGEAQMALFEFKEGKIYKITEFW, encoded by the coding sequence ATGAAGCTTAAATATATCCTAGCCGTAGTTCTACTAGGTATTACTTTTAATCAAATCAATGCTCAGGATTCATCTAAGGTCCAATCAGTTTCCAGTACTTATGTTTTGGACCAATACTACAAATTAAACCTAAAGGTTTTTCAAGCGGACTCGACTCCAGAAGACGTTGACAATATCTTTGAACTGTTTACCAACGATTTTACTTATGTGCATCCCCAATATGGAGGAGTATACACCAGGGAAGATCTATACAACGGTTACATGCGCAACCAGAACAATGGTGGTTATGATGGCAGTGTGGTCGACATTAAAGTGGAGAACAAAATATTGGGCCTCAATGCCATTGCCGTTAGCAAACGTTTCATTAAAAAGGAAGCGGGCAAAATTGTGGAGGGCGAAGCCCAAATGGCCCTTTTTGAGTTTAAGGAAGGCAAAATTTACAAGATCACGGAGTTTTGGTAG